One genomic region from Curtobacterium sp. 9128 encodes:
- a CDS encoding helix-turn-helix domain-containing protein — protein MRISVDPLHPVTPGSTTHEAAPRPARDSSVQTVAKTLAILEAVAERGSATAKEIAEVLGFPLPTAYRLLHALVHAEYLVHRREERRFELSHKLEALARSARSNGATVQADG, from the coding sequence ATGCGCATCAGTGTCGATCCGCTCCACCCCGTCACCCCGGGCTCCACCACCCACGAGGCCGCCCCGAGACCCGCCCGTGACTCGAGCGTGCAGACCGTCGCGAAGACCCTGGCGATCCTCGAGGCGGTCGCCGAACGCGGCAGCGCCACCGCCAAGGAGATCGCCGAGGTCCTCGGCTTCCCGCTCCCCACGGCGTACCGCCTCCTGCACGCCCTCGTGCACGCCGAGTACCTGGTGCACCGGCGCGAGGAACGGCGCTTCGAGCTGAGCCACAAACTCGAGGCCCTCGCCCGCTCGGCCCGGTCGAACGGAGCCACCGTCCAGGCGGACGGGTGA
- a CDS encoding aldo/keto reductase: MAAIEHRPLGPSGLVVSTVGLGCNNFGRPGTVTETQDGTDAVVHAALDAGVTLLDTADVYGGTPGQSESMLGKAIAGRRDEVVLATKFGMDMRGTNGPDWGVRGSRRYVRLAVESSLQRLGTDWIDLYQMHRPDSVTPIEETLSVLDDLVREGKIRYVGHSNFAGWQIAEAELTASIAGTTAFVSAQNEYSPLARGAEAEVLPAVRAYALGFLPFFPLYNGLLSGKYTRSGGPADGRLSKLKPELLESAPWDVLEEYQGFCDERGVTMLQATFAWLLAQPGLTSVIAGATKPEQITQNVDAGTAWAPSEDDIAEMTVIFDAA, from the coding sequence ATGGCAGCGATCGAACACCGTCCACTCGGCCCCTCCGGGCTCGTCGTCTCCACCGTCGGCCTCGGCTGCAACAACTTCGGCAGGCCGGGCACGGTCACCGAGACGCAGGACGGCACCGACGCCGTCGTGCACGCCGCACTCGACGCCGGCGTGACGCTCCTCGACACCGCCGACGTCTACGGCGGGACCCCCGGGCAGTCGGAGTCGATGCTCGGCAAGGCGATCGCCGGACGTCGCGACGAGGTGGTCCTCGCGACGAAGTTCGGCATGGACATGCGTGGCACGAACGGACCGGACTGGGGCGTCCGCGGGTCCCGGCGCTACGTACGGCTCGCCGTCGAGTCGTCGCTGCAGCGCCTCGGCACGGACTGGATCGACCTGTACCAGATGCACCGGCCGGACTCGGTGACGCCGATCGAGGAGACGCTGTCCGTCCTCGACGACCTGGTCCGCGAGGGCAAGATCCGCTACGTCGGGCACTCGAACTTCGCCGGGTGGCAGATCGCCGAGGCCGAGCTGACCGCGTCGATCGCCGGCACCACGGCGTTCGTGTCCGCGCAGAACGAGTACAGCCCGCTCGCCCGCGGCGCCGAGGCCGAGGTCCTGCCGGCGGTCCGCGCGTACGCGCTCGGGTTCCTGCCGTTCTTCCCGCTGTACAACGGGCTGCTCAGCGGCAAGTACACCCGCTCCGGCGGCCCCGCCGACGGTCGGCTGTCGAAGCTCAAGCCGGAACTCCTCGAGAGCGCGCCGTGGGACGTGCTCGAGGAGTACCAGGGCTTCTGCGACGAGCGCGGCGTCACGATGCTGCAGGCGACGTTCGCGTGGCTCCTGGCGCAGCCGGGGCTGACGAGCGTGATCGCGGGTGCGACGAAGCCCGAGCAGATCACGCAGAACGTGGATGCCGGCACCGCGTGGGCGCCGAGCGAGGACGACATCGCCGAGATGACGGTCATCTTCGACGCGGCCTGA
- a CDS encoding NADPH:quinone reductase: MRSIVYTKPGDSSVLSLADREPQDPGAGEVRVRVVVSGVNPTDWKARQGGTYGDGLPFPEITPNQDGAGIVDAVGPGVDELAVGDRVWLYMSASGRPTGTAQEYTVVPVARAVRLPDGVSFDVGASLGVPAMTAHRALTTHEEGPSRLGPGALDGVTVLVAGGAGAVGHAAIQLARWAGATVISTISSDEKAALATAAGAHHTVNYRQDDAAARIREIAPDGVDIIVEVSIPQNAALVADVLANHGVVSIYANNGGDEATLPIRPNMSVNARYQFLLLYTIGDEALTAAAEDVTEALHDGVLPVGVDAGLPITRFDLADTARAHDAVEQDTVGKVLIDVQPE, from the coding sequence ATGCGATCGATCGTCTACACGAAGCCCGGTGACTCGTCCGTCCTCTCCCTCGCCGACCGCGAGCCGCAGGATCCAGGCGCCGGCGAGGTGCGCGTGCGCGTCGTCGTCTCCGGCGTGAACCCGACGGACTGGAAGGCCCGACAGGGCGGCACCTACGGCGACGGTCTGCCGTTCCCGGAGATCACCCCGAACCAGGACGGCGCCGGGATCGTCGACGCCGTCGGTCCCGGGGTCGACGAACTCGCCGTCGGTGACCGGGTGTGGCTCTACATGTCCGCGTCCGGTCGCCCCACCGGCACTGCGCAGGAGTACACCGTCGTCCCGGTGGCCCGCGCGGTCCGACTCCCGGACGGGGTCTCGTTCGACGTCGGCGCATCGCTCGGCGTCCCCGCGATGACGGCGCACCGGGCACTGACCACGCACGAAGAGGGCCCCTCGCGCCTCGGACCCGGCGCGCTCGACGGCGTGACCGTGCTCGTCGCGGGCGGTGCCGGTGCGGTCGGGCACGCGGCGATCCAGCTCGCACGGTGGGCCGGCGCGACCGTGATCTCGACGATCAGCTCCGACGAGAAGGCCGCGCTGGCGACGGCCGCCGGTGCGCACCACACGGTGAACTACCGGCAGGACGACGCCGCCGCGCGGATCCGCGAGATCGCCCCGGACGGCGTCGACATCATCGTCGAGGTGTCGATCCCGCAGAACGCCGCACTCGTCGCGGACGTCCTGGCGAACCACGGCGTCGTGTCGATCTACGCGAACAACGGCGGCGACGAGGCGACGCTCCCGATCCGCCCGAACATGAGCGTCAACGCCCGGTACCAGTTCCTGCTGCTCTACACGATCGGCGACGAGGCCCTGACGGCTGCTGCCGAGGACGTCACCGAGGCGCTCCACGACGGAGTCCTGCCGGTCGGTGTGGACGCCGGACTGCCGATCACCCGGTTCGATCTCGCCGACACCGCTCGGGCACACGACGCGGTCGAGCAGGACACGGTCGGCAAGGTGCTCATCGACGTGCAGCCGGAGTAG
- a CDS encoding MarR family transcriptional regulator, whose translation MDHPRSDVRDADIGRAYTELSRITRRASIRARGDDAVLSVVDQSLVDFVVLHPGCMAIDIARYLRLNRSTISRQLAGLLAAGLIRTTDGGTGNAKPLEATDEGRAALARSVKLHRDALDERIASWSDDDIALLAGLLERLGASDEAGLPMPARATDTDVDPDLPKA comes from the coding sequence ATGGACCACCCGAGGTCCGACGTCCGGGACGCTGACATCGGACGCGCCTACACCGAGCTCTCCCGGATCACCCGGCGTGCGAGCATCAGGGCCCGAGGGGACGACGCCGTGCTGAGCGTCGTCGACCAGTCGCTCGTCGACTTCGTCGTACTCCACCCCGGCTGCATGGCCATCGACATCGCGCGGTACCTCCGCTTGAACCGGTCGACGATCTCCCGGCAGCTCGCCGGGCTGCTCGCCGCCGGGCTGATCCGGACGACCGACGGCGGTACGGGGAACGCGAAGCCGCTCGAGGCGACCGACGAGGGACGCGCGGCACTCGCGCGCTCCGTGAAGCTGCACCGCGACGCCCTCGACGAGCGGATCGCGAGCTGGTCGGACGACGACATCGCCCTGCTCGCCGGGCTGCTCGAGCGGCTGGGCGCCTCGGACGAGGCAGGTCTGCCGATGCCGGCCCGGGCGACGGACACGGACGTGGACCCGGACCTGCCGAAGGCATGA
- a CDS encoding helix-turn-helix domain-containing protein yields MSALEYSPYAADCPSRQLLDRIGDRWSVLTIGTLADGPQRYSVIANRVQGVSQKMLTQTLRALERDGLVTRTVFPEIPPHVEYELTDAGRSLRSVLEPLERWATTHMADVEVARDEYDTARSESPRR; encoded by the coding sequence GTGAGTGCACTCGAGTACAGCCCGTACGCGGCGGACTGTCCCAGCCGGCAGCTGCTCGACCGGATCGGCGACCGCTGGAGCGTGCTGACGATCGGCACCCTGGCGGACGGACCCCAGCGGTACTCCGTCATCGCGAATCGCGTACAGGGGGTGTCGCAGAAGATGCTCACGCAGACCCTGCGGGCCCTCGAGCGTGACGGGCTCGTGACCAGGACGGTGTTCCCCGAGATCCCGCCGCACGTCGAGTACGAGCTGACCGACGCAGGGCGATCGCTCCGCTCCGTGCTCGAGCCGCTCGAGCGGTGGGCGACGACGCACATGGCCGACGTCGAGGTCGCGCGTGACGAGTACGACACCGCACGTTCGGAATCTCCCCGGCGCTGA
- a CDS encoding NAD(P)-binding domain-containing protein yields MPRNAPRGTALSGGMTTIGIIGAGNIGGQLARLAVQHGYDVAIANSRGPETLADLVSELGDRARAVTRDEAAAAGDLVVVTTPLAAIETIPVEPLVGKVVIDTNNYYPQRDGHIAALDDESTTTAELLQDRLPDARVVKAFNHIAAADLTTAGTPTGTAGRRALVVAGDDADAKRVVSDLLDEFGFDPVDIGPLAEGWRIQRDTPGYVKPYAAVELEQAVADAKRYRDM; encoded by the coding sequence ATGCCTCGGAATGCACCGAGGGGCACGGCGTTGTCTGGAGGCATGACGACCATCGGGATCATCGGAGCAGGCAACATCGGCGGACAGCTGGCACGACTGGCGGTGCAGCACGGGTACGACGTGGCGATCGCGAACTCGCGCGGACCGGAGACGCTGGCGGACCTCGTGTCCGAACTCGGCGACCGGGCACGGGCGGTCACGCGGGACGAAGCGGCGGCAGCAGGGGACCTCGTCGTGGTGACGACCCCCCTCGCGGCGATCGAGACGATCCCCGTGGAGCCCCTCGTCGGCAAGGTCGTGATCGACACGAACAACTACTACCCGCAGCGCGACGGACACATCGCGGCGCTCGACGACGAGTCGACGACCACGGCCGAACTGCTGCAGGACCGCCTGCCGGACGCCCGCGTCGTCAAGGCCTTCAACCACATCGCGGCCGCCGACCTGACGACGGCCGGGACGCCCACGGGTACCGCCGGTCGCCGTGCCCTCGTCGTCGCCGGCGACGACGCCGACGCCAAGCGCGTCGTGTCGGACCTGCTCGACGAGTTCGGCTTCGACCCGGTGGACATCGGCCCGCTCGCCGAGGGATGGCGCATCCAGCGCGACACCCCCGGCTACGTCAAGCCGTACGCAGCCGTCGAGCTCGAGCAGGCCGTGGCCGACGCGAAGCGCTACCGCGACATGTGA
- the thiD gene encoding bifunctional hydroxymethylpyrimidine kinase/phosphomethylpyrimidine kinase translates to MSRPPRVLSIAGTDPTGGAGLQADLKAIAAHDGYGMAVVTAVVAQNTRGVRSVHVPDVRVLRDQLDAVSDDVVVDAVKIGMLGTTAVVGEVTDWLRTNRPPYVVVDPVMVATSGDRLLDADAERAMTGLFALADLVTPNRSELAVLAGLAGVDDTDPIAAARGVAAAWDVLVLAKGGHAGGDRSDDVLVTPNGTVRVFTAGRVDTTNTHGTGCSLSSAIATLVARHGDWEVAVGTAKDWLTAALAGADALEVGSGNGPIDHGALVRAALPAPRFTDAWWDDVRELLDATIATPFIRRMADGTLEPDVFAGYLAQDVHYLRAYEQHLAAIGHRATGSDAAFWEAAAAGCGEEAATLHHRRLAGTHADDPVHPTCAGYLAHLAAAATHPDVAVLAAAVLPCFRVYAWVGAQLGTAPVGHPFADWIAAYGDPDFAASSARATDLVEELARAATPAVRGDMARAFRESTRWELAFFLMPYELGMPWDFGASRTSSTSSDPSEAVQRIQV, encoded by the coding sequence GTGAGCCGGCCGCCCCGGGTGCTGAGCATCGCCGGCACCGACCCGACTGGCGGTGCCGGACTGCAGGCCGACCTCAAGGCGATCGCCGCACACGACGGCTACGGCATGGCGGTCGTGACCGCCGTCGTCGCGCAGAACACCCGCGGCGTCCGGTCCGTGCACGTGCCGGACGTCCGTGTCCTGCGCGACCAGCTCGACGCCGTGTCGGACGACGTCGTCGTGGACGCGGTGAAGATCGGCATGCTCGGCACGACCGCGGTCGTGGGCGAGGTCACCGACTGGCTCCGCACGAACCGCCCGCCGTACGTGGTCGTCGACCCGGTGATGGTGGCGACGAGCGGCGACCGGCTGCTCGACGCGGACGCCGAGCGGGCGATGACGGGGTTGTTCGCCCTGGCCGACCTCGTGACGCCGAACCGGTCCGAGCTGGCCGTGCTCGCCGGGTTGGCTGGTGTCGACGACACGGACCCGATCGCAGCGGCACGGGGTGTGGCCGCCGCGTGGGACGTGCTCGTGCTGGCGAAGGGCGGGCACGCCGGCGGCGACCGGTCGGACGACGTCCTCGTCACACCGAACGGCACCGTCCGGGTGTTCACCGCGGGGCGGGTGGACACGACCAACACGCACGGCACCGGGTGCTCCCTGTCGAGCGCGATCGCGACGCTCGTCGCCCGGCACGGCGACTGGGAGGTCGCCGTCGGCACGGCGAAGGACTGGCTGACGGCAGCGCTCGCCGGCGCGGACGCACTCGAGGTCGGCAGCGGCAACGGGCCGATCGACCACGGGGCGCTCGTCCGCGCCGCCCTGCCGGCACCCCGGTTCACCGACGCCTGGTGGGACGACGTCCGCGAGCTGCTCGACGCGACGATCGCGACCCCGTTCATCCGGCGGATGGCCGACGGCACGCTCGAGCCGGACGTGTTCGCGGGCTACCTCGCGCAGGACGTGCACTACCTCCGCGCGTACGAACAGCACCTCGCGGCGATCGGGCACCGCGCGACCGGGAGCGATGCCGCCTTCTGGGAGGCCGCCGCTGCCGGCTGCGGCGAGGAAGCGGCCACCCTGCACCACCGCCGACTCGCCGGCACCCACGCCGACGACCCGGTGCACCCGACGTGCGCGGGCTACCTCGCGCACCTGGCGGCGGCCGCGACGCACCCCGACGTGGCCGTGCTCGCCGCCGCCGTCCTGCCCTGCTTCCGCGTGTACGCGTGGGTCGGGGCACAGCTCGGCACCGCACCGGTCGGACACCCGTTCGCCGACTGGATCGCGGCGTACGGCGACCCGGACTTCGCGGCGTCGAGCGCCCGTGCGACGGACCTCGTCGAGGAACTCGCGCGCGCGGCCACGCCGGCGGTGCGGGGCGACATGGCCCGGGCGTTCCGCGAGTCGACCCGGTGGGAGCTGGCGTTCTTCCTGATGCCCTACGAGCTCGGCATGCCCTGGGACTTCGGCGCCAGCCGGACGAGCTCGACGTCGAGCGACCCGTCCGAGGCGGTGCAGCGCATCCAGGTGTGA
- a CDS encoding GNAT family N-acetyltransferase yields MAHEFRDEADRSRYAMYVDGALVSVLDYRENDDAVAFPHTYTVPAHRGHGYAAELVEYAVADVESRNDKRIVPMCWFVGKWFDDHPDKAPLLSRSVAD; encoded by the coding sequence ATGGCACACGAGTTCCGCGACGAGGCAGACCGCTCGAGGTACGCGATGTACGTCGACGGCGCGCTGGTGAGCGTGCTCGACTACCGCGAGAACGACGACGCCGTCGCGTTCCCGCACACGTACACGGTCCCGGCGCACCGCGGGCACGGCTACGCCGCCGAGCTCGTCGAGTACGCCGTGGCCGACGTCGAGTCCCGGAACGACAAGCGCATCGTCCCGATGTGCTGGTTCGTCGGCAAGTGGTTCGACGACCACCCGGACAAGGCACCGCTCCTCAGCCGCAGCGTCGCGGACTGA
- a CDS encoding VOC family protein encodes MRQIVPFIWYDGQAEQAATFYTSVIPDSSVDHVEKLPDGTTLVVEFRLDGQPYRAINAGPGHPHTDAISFQVDVEDQAELDRIWDAFVDAGGTPVACGWITDAWGVSWQVTPADMGEIMSAGGDQEGAARAYEAMRQMVKLDIEALHAAARGD; translated from the coding sequence GTGCGACAGATCGTCCCCTTCATCTGGTACGACGGGCAGGCCGAGCAGGCCGCCACGTTCTACACCTCGGTCATCCCGGACTCGTCCGTCGACCACGTCGAGAAGCTCCCGGACGGGACGACCCTGGTGGTGGAGTTCCGCCTGGACGGCCAGCCCTACCGCGCGATCAACGCCGGCCCGGGGCACCCGCACACCGACGCGATCTCGTTCCAGGTCGACGTGGAGGACCAGGCAGAACTCGACCGCATCTGGGACGCGTTCGTCGACGCCGGCGGTACCCCGGTGGCGTGCGGCTGGATCACGGACGCGTGGGGCGTGTCCTGGCAGGTGACCCCGGCGGACATGGGCGAGATCATGAGTGCCGGCGGCGACCAGGAGGGCGCGGCACGGGCGTACGAGGCGATGCGGCAGATGGTGAAGCTCGACATCGAGGCCCTGCACGCGGCGGCACGGGGCGACTAG
- a CDS encoding MFS transporter, whose translation MSASSTTLYPPTEPLPIQATRPPWRHTLIALSVPNFRLFTATNLVAMTAGWMQRIAQDWLVLQLTGSVAQVGITVACQFAPMLFFGLFGGVIVDRFSKRALMMITQGAFAVLSALLAVLTLAGVVQAWHIWAIAFVVGMVTVIDNPARQVFVTEIVGHEHLRNAISVNSSVFQLGGMIGPALSGALLVAVGAGWSFGVNAVACAAVVVTLGFLRVSELHRTPPTPRAKGQLVEGLRYAIGKPTIIVPVVLVAFFSVFALTMPVLLSAFASQVYDVGAGGYGVFNSAIAVGALVGALLSTRRAVVRLRTIVGGVFWTGILLVVSGSIPVIAPFTVMLVAVGMSQLLFQTASNSLVQLSSNVAIRGRVMSLYILVLLGGQAIGGPLMGQVVDHFGAHVGMVVAGGVPAAAAAVIGLVLARRGGFHLGVRMRHHVPLPAIVGHR comes from the coding sequence GTGAGCGCGTCATCGACGACCCTCTACCCGCCGACCGAACCCCTGCCGATCCAGGCCACCCGACCGCCCTGGCGGCACACGCTCATCGCCCTGTCGGTCCCGAACTTCCGGCTGTTCACCGCGACGAACCTCGTCGCGATGACCGCCGGGTGGATGCAGCGCATCGCGCAGGACTGGCTCGTCCTGCAGCTCACCGGCTCGGTCGCGCAGGTCGGCATCACGGTCGCGTGCCAGTTCGCCCCGATGCTGTTCTTCGGGCTCTTCGGCGGGGTGATCGTCGACCGCTTCTCGAAGCGCGCGCTGATGATGATCACCCAGGGCGCCTTCGCGGTGCTGTCGGCACTGCTCGCGGTGCTGACGCTCGCGGGGGTGGTGCAGGCGTGGCACATCTGGGCGATCGCGTTCGTGGTCGGGATGGTGACCGTCATCGACAACCCGGCTCGCCAGGTCTTCGTGACCGAGATCGTCGGCCACGAACATCTCAGGAACGCCATCAGCGTGAACTCCTCGGTGTTCCAGCTCGGCGGGATGATCGGCCCGGCGCTCTCCGGGGCGCTGCTCGTCGCCGTCGGTGCCGGGTGGTCGTTCGGTGTGAACGCGGTCGCCTGCGCCGCGGTCGTCGTGACGCTGGGGTTCCTGCGCGTCTCGGAGCTGCACCGCACCCCGCCGACACCACGCGCGAAGGGCCAGCTCGTCGAGGGGCTCCGCTACGCGATCGGGAAGCCGACGATCATCGTCCCGGTCGTCCTCGTCGCGTTCTTCTCGGTCTTCGCGCTGACGATGCCGGTCCTGCTGTCGGCCTTCGCCTCCCAGGTGTACGACGTCGGGGCCGGCGGCTACGGCGTGTTCAACTCGGCGATCGCCGTCGGCGCCCTCGTCGGCGCCCTGCTGTCCACGCGTCGCGCCGTGGTCCGGCTGCGCACCATCGTCGGCGGCGTGTTCTGGACCGGGATCCTGCTCGTCGTGTCGGGCAGCATCCCCGTGATCGCGCCGTTCACCGTGATGCTCGTCGCGGTCGGCATGTCACAGCTGCTCTTCCAGACGGCCTCGAACTCACTCGTGCAGCTGTCGTCGAACGTCGCGATCCGCGGCCGCGTGATGTCGCTCTACATCCTCGTGCTCCTCGGCGGACAGGCGATCGGTGGACCGCTCATGGGTCAGGTCGTCGACCACTTCGGCGCCCATGTCGGCATGGTCGTTGCCGGAGGGGTGCCGGCCGCGGCAGCGGCCGTCATCGGCCTGGTGCTCGCCCGTCGCGGTGGGTTCCACCTCGGCGTCCGGATGCGGCACCACGTGCCGCTCCCGGCGATCGTCGGGCACCGCTGA
- a CDS encoding YfcE family phosphodiesterase translates to MTTSIVLLSDTHLPKRAKDLPAGLWDDIDAADLVVHAGDWVDLTTLDAVEARAARFVGVRGNNDGPEFDDRLPLVAHVDVEGLRFAVVHETGAATGRERRAAAAYPDVDVLVFGHSHIPWDTVAPGGLRLLNPGSPTDRRRQPDHTWMRCTASDGSLDVELVRLAPKSQGMPSS, encoded by the coding sequence ATGACGACCTCGATCGTCCTGCTGTCGGACACACACCTGCCGAAGCGGGCGAAGGACCTCCCCGCCGGGCTGTGGGACGACATCGACGCCGCCGACCTCGTCGTGCACGCGGGGGACTGGGTGGACCTGACGACGCTCGACGCCGTCGAGGCGAGGGCCGCGCGGTTCGTCGGGGTCCGCGGGAACAACGACGGCCCCGAGTTCGACGACCGGCTGCCGCTCGTCGCGCACGTCGACGTCGAGGGGCTCCGGTTCGCCGTCGTCCACGAGACCGGTGCGGCGACCGGCCGCGAGCGTCGTGCGGCAGCGGCGTACCCGGACGTCGACGTGCTCGTGTTCGGGCACTCGCACATCCCGTGGGACACCGTGGCACCAGGGGGCCTCCGGCTGCTGAACCCCGGCTCGCCGACCGACCGTCGGCGCCAGCCGGATCACACCTGGATGCGCTGCACCGCCTCGGACGGGTCGCTCGACGTCGAGCTCGTCCGGCTGGCGCCGAAGTCCCAGGGCATGCCGAGCTCGTAG
- a CDS encoding S1 family peptidase, with amino-acid sequence MQHRALRALTITAAAALTLVGGSLGATTANAATASPQVIGGEQAPNTPWEVQLVFQQGGTASYGCTGEALNAEWVLTANHCVDGTTAMNVYHSNSTADRGPATAADELYSAPEGDIALVHLSTPVTLSSYAQLDLGYTTKTSGTGTIMGYGNRADSEPTDGLYQASVSLSGHSTDAYSGDAQHVTGISGASNHGDSGGPLIVGGEVVGVCSTGDVADPGSNTNAGSNYAILSQSGDWIAQTAGL; translated from the coding sequence ATGCAGCATCGCGCTCTCCGAGCACTCACCATCACCGCAGCCGCCGCCCTCACCCTGGTGGGCGGGTCCCTCGGCGCGACCACCGCCAACGCCGCCACCGCATCTCCGCAGGTCATCGGCGGCGAGCAGGCGCCGAACACGCCGTGGGAGGTGCAGCTCGTCTTCCAGCAGGGCGGCACCGCCAGCTACGGCTGCACCGGCGAGGCCCTCAACGCCGAGTGGGTCCTCACCGCGAACCACTGCGTCGACGGCACCACCGCGATGAACGTCTACCACTCGAACAGCACCGCCGACCGGGGCCCGGCGACCGCCGCCGACGAGCTCTACAGCGCACCCGAGGGTGACATCGCGCTCGTGCACCTCTCCACCCCGGTCACGCTGAGCTCGTACGCGCAGCTCGACCTCGGCTACACGACGAAGACGTCGGGCACGGGCACGATCATGGGCTACGGCAACCGGGCGGACAGCGAGCCGACCGACGGGCTCTACCAGGCGAGCGTGTCGCTCTCCGGGCACTCCACGGACGCGTACTCCGGCGACGCGCAGCACGTGACGGGGATCTCGGGAGCGTCGAACCACGGCGACTCCGGCGGGCCGCTCATCGTCGGTGGCGAGGTCGTCGGTGTCTGCTCCACCGGTGACGTCGCCGACCCGGGCTCGAACACGAACGCCGGGTCGAACTACGCGATCCTGTCGCAGAGCGGCGACTGGATCGCCCAGACCGCGGGCCTGTAG
- a CDS encoding LysR substrate-binding domain-containing protein, giving the protein MLDPVLLQTFLAVAETQSFTQAGARLGISQPTVSQHLRRLETAVSRTLVARDTRGVSLTDNGDAMAGFARTILAAHATADAYFSGSATRGRLRFGAADDLAITQLPRILRDFRRLHPQVNLELTVNQSSPLLRRVHAGQLDLVFIKQTAGESAEGTRVATDQMVWMAQDGIAVERDEPVPLIAYQAPSISRQMAIDALEAAGRTWRITCNTRDVNGVLAAVRAGIGVAVFPHSLIPADLVKVSQRLGLPDLPAVDYVLIANPTVQREPIDALTNAILSRGVVRAV; this is encoded by the coding sequence GTGCTCGATCCCGTCCTGCTGCAGACCTTCCTCGCCGTCGCCGAGACGCAGAGCTTCACCCAGGCGGGGGCGCGACTCGGCATCAGCCAGCCGACGGTGTCCCAGCACCTCCGTCGGCTCGAGACGGCGGTGTCGCGGACCCTCGTCGCGCGGGACACCCGCGGCGTCAGCCTCACGGACAACGGGGACGCGATGGCCGGGTTCGCGCGGACGATCCTCGCGGCCCACGCGACGGCTGATGCCTACTTCTCCGGGTCGGCCACACGCGGGCGGCTCCGGTTCGGCGCGGCGGACGACCTCGCGATCACCCAGCTGCCGCGGATCCTCCGGGACTTCCGGCGACTGCACCCCCAGGTGAACCTCGAGCTCACGGTGAACCAGTCGTCACCGCTCCTGCGTCGGGTGCACGCCGGACAGCTCGACCTGGTGTTCATCAAGCAGACCGCGGGGGAGTCCGCCGAGGGCACCAGGGTCGCGACGGACCAGATGGTGTGGATGGCGCAGGACGGCATCGCCGTGGAGCGGGACGAGCCGGTGCCGCTCATCGCGTACCAGGCGCCGAGCATCAGCCGGCAGATGGCGATCGACGCGCTCGAGGCCGCCGGTCGCACGTGGCGGATCACCTGCAACACGCGTGACGTGAACGGGGTGCTCGCCGCCGTCCGGGCGGGGATCGGTGTCGCGGTGTTCCCGCACTCGCTCATCCCCGCCGACCTCGTGAAGGTGTCGCAGCGGTTGGGGCTGCCCGACCTGCCGGCGGTCGACTACGTCCTCATCGCGAACCCGACCGTGCAGCGCGAGCCGATCGACGCCCTGACGAACGCCATCCTGTCCCGGGGTGTCGTCCGCGCGGTCTGA
- a CDS encoding NAD(P)H-binding protein, which translates to MSTIVVFGGTGYAGSAITREALSRGHQVVAVARDTTKLEPAEGLTLAQGDAFDAAFVAEVTKGADVIVVALHAVQADGSELKDRFQPFVDAAEAAGARLGIVGGAGSLLVADGGPRLFDTAEFPDAFKGEAKSHGQILDDLRASDTSVDWFYVSPAAAFGGYNPGERRGTYRTTDEVLLTDAEGNSDISGEDFAIAFVDEIETPAHHQARFGVAY; encoded by the coding sequence ATGTCCACCATCGTCGTCTTCGGAGGCACCGGGTACGCCGGCTCCGCCATCACTCGCGAAGCGCTGTCCCGCGGCCACCAGGTCGTCGCCGTTGCCCGCGACACCACGAAGCTCGAGCCCGCCGAGGGTCTGACCCTCGCGCAGGGCGATGCGTTCGACGCCGCCTTCGTCGCCGAGGTCACCAAGGGCGCCGATGTCATCGTCGTCGCACTCCACGCGGTGCAGGCCGACGGCAGCGAGCTCAAGGACCGCTTCCAGCCGTTCGTCGACGCCGCAGAGGCCGCGGGGGCACGCCTCGGGATCGTCGGCGGTGCCGGGTCGCTGCTCGTCGCCGACGGTGGCCCCCGACTGTTCGACACGGCCGAGTTCCCGGACGCGTTCAAGGGCGAGGCGAAGAGCCACGGGCAGATCCTCGACGACCTCCGTGCATCCGACACGTCCGTGGACTGGTTCTACGTCAGCCCGGCAGCGGCCTTCGGCGGCTACAACCCCGGCGAGCGTCGTGGCACCTACCGGACCACCGACGAGGTGCTCCTCACCGACGCCGAGGGCAACTCCGACATCTCGGGCGAGGACTTCGCGATCGCGTTCGTCGACGAGATCGAGACCCCCGCGCATCACCAGGCGCGGTTCGGCGTCGCCTACTGA